The proteins below are encoded in one region of Asticcacaulis excentricus CB 48:
- a CDS encoding helix-turn-helix transcriptional regulator yields MKTADRHAALLEVLREHSAPISGRALSARLGTSLRTLYRDIAALQAQGAPIEGAPGIGYVLRPAYRLPPLMLSPEEIEALITGALWVADRAEPRLGEAAQSLIQALSPHLPAAIREDLTQRGLLVGRGLAVPQAHIDPALIRSAIRSERCVYMSYIDLKGTVSERTVWPIALGFFDHLRILVVWCELKQAFRHFRTERILSWKPLDIPFPRRRAALLKAWRDTLHEGEVMMPEQSNRNMVTGFGSMSDETDSETA; encoded by the coding sequence ATGAAGACCGCCGACCGCCACGCCGCCCTCCTCGAAGTCTTGCGTGAACACAGCGCCCCCATCAGCGGACGCGCCCTTTCCGCCCGGCTGGGCACGTCCCTGCGCACCCTCTACCGCGACATTGCCGCCTTGCAGGCACAAGGGGCCCCTATCGAAGGCGCGCCGGGCATCGGCTATGTGCTGAGACCGGCGTACCGCCTGCCGCCGCTGATGCTGTCCCCGGAAGAGATCGAAGCCCTGATCACCGGGGCTTTGTGGGTTGCCGATCGCGCTGAACCGCGTCTGGGCGAAGCGGCGCAAAGCCTGATTCAGGCGCTAAGCCCGCATCTGCCCGCCGCCATCCGTGAAGACCTTACGCAGCGCGGCCTGCTGGTCGGGCGCGGTCTGGCCGTGCCCCAAGCCCATATCGACCCGGCCCTAATCCGATCGGCCATCCGTTCGGAACGCTGCGTCTATATGAGCTATATCGACCTCAAGGGCACAGTCAGTGAACGCACCGTCTGGCCCATTGCGCTCGGTTTTTTCGACCACCTGCGCATACTGGTGGTGTGGTGCGAACTGAAACAGGCCTTTCGGCACTTCCGCACCGAACGCATACTGAGCTGGAAGCCTCTCGACATCCCCTTCCCGCGCCGCCGCGCCGCGCTGCTTAAGGCGTGGCGCGACACGCTGCACGAGGGCGAGGTGATGATGCCGGAACAGTCCAACCGCAACATGGTGACAGGTTTTGGCAGTATGTCCGATGAAACCGACAGCGAAACCGCTTGA
- a CDS encoding TrmH family RNA methyltransferase, whose product MLFEISDPDDPRLVLYRDVKDRDLTGRQGLFMAEGKVVLERLFTSPVAETVSVLTTPERLGGLVSLPDAPVYVVPQGVMNQVAGFPIHRGYLALGRYAPKQALSERVSGTTARVLALYGIANTDNMGGLMRNAAAFGADAVLLDTTCCDPLYRKAIRVSVGGALEVPHYRTDDMVGTLRGLGLTPYGLSPSGAVTLEEVMPDPRSAVLFGAEGPGLPAELMAACRTVRIDMHGGFDSLNVATTSGIVLYRFRA is encoded by the coding sequence ATGCTTTTTGAGATTTCCGACCCCGACGACCCCCGCCTTGTGCTATATCGTGATGTGAAAGACCGTGATCTTACAGGCCGGCAGGGGCTGTTCATGGCCGAGGGCAAGGTGGTGCTGGAGCGCCTGTTTACTTCGCCGGTGGCCGAGACGGTGAGCGTGCTTACGACGCCGGAGCGTCTGGGTGGACTGGTGTCCTTACCCGACGCGCCGGTCTACGTGGTGCCGCAAGGCGTGATGAATCAGGTGGCGGGCTTTCCCATCCATCGCGGTTATCTGGCACTGGGGCGCTATGCGCCAAAACAGGCGTTGTCTGAACGGGTGAGTGGCACCACGGCGCGCGTTTTGGCCCTGTACGGCATCGCCAATACCGACAATATGGGCGGGCTGATGCGCAATGCGGCGGCCTTTGGTGCCGATGCGGTGCTGCTCGATACGACCTGCTGCGATCCCCTGTACCGCAAGGCCATCCGCGTCAGCGTCGGTGGCGCGCTGGAAGTGCCGCACTATCGCACGGACGACATGGTGGGTACGCTGAGGGGGCTGGGTCTGACGCCCTATGGCTTGAGCCCGTCCGGGGCTGTGACTCTGGAAGAGGTTATGCCGGACCCACGTTCCGCCGTCCTGTTTGGGGCCGAAGGACCGGGTCTGCCGGCGGAGCTTATGGCGGCGTGCCGGACCGTGCGTATCGACATGCACGGGGGCTTCGACAGCCTCAATGTGGCGACCACCAGTGGCATTGTTCTGTATCGCTTTCGGGCCTAA
- a CDS encoding glycoside hydrolase family 27 protein: MKTTAWLLAAGLSVSLCLGGGVVSAQAHETLKLEAPKPNLLPAPPMGWNSWNKYACNITEDIVRKQADAMAASGLKEAGYQYIVIDDCWQKSRDADGNIQVDLERFPSGMKALIDYVHSKGLKFGLYSDAGSLTCGGRPGSAGHEFQDARQYARWGVDYLKYDWCYTGTRDAEAAYTIMAKALRSSGRDIVLSICEWGDNYPQRWAAPIGHLWRTTGDIYDAWEGKKGYSIGMVNILDKQVDLWRYSGPNRWNDPDMLEVGNGGMTTTEYESHFSLWAMLAAPLIAGNDLSNMDADTLRILTNTDVIAVDQDPLGQQAKRIWKEGDLEVWARPLKGGDQAVVLFNRSAAPAEMSVTWEQLNLPAGLKVQVKDLWSKKVTKNVKARFGGTVASHGVIMARLTPTI; the protein is encoded by the coding sequence ATGAAAACGACCGCCTGGTTGCTGGCCGCTGGCCTGAGTGTGAGTCTGTGTCTGGGGGGCGGTGTCGTTAGCGCACAGGCGCACGAGACTCTGAAGCTGGAGGCGCCGAAGCCCAACCTGTTGCCGGCCCCGCCGATGGGGTGGAATTCGTGGAACAAATACGCCTGCAATATCACTGAGGACATCGTGCGCAAGCAGGCCGATGCCATGGCGGCGTCAGGCCTCAAGGAGGCGGGCTATCAGTATATCGTCATCGACGACTGCTGGCAGAAAAGCCGCGATGCCGACGGGAATATTCAGGTCGATCTGGAACGCTTTCCGTCCGGCATGAAGGCCCTGATCGACTATGTGCATAGTAAGGGGCTGAAGTTCGGCCTCTATTCCGACGCCGGTTCGCTGACCTGCGGCGGCCGTCCGGGCAGTGCCGGTCATGAGTTTCAGGACGCCCGCCAATACGCGCGATGGGGCGTCGATTACCTGAAATACGACTGGTGCTACACCGGCACGCGCGATGCAGAAGCGGCCTATACGATTATGGCCAAGGCGCTGCGCTCGTCCGGGCGCGATATCGTCCTGTCGATCTGTGAGTGGGGCGACAACTATCCGCAGCGCTGGGCCGCGCCCATCGGTCACCTGTGGCGCACCACCGGCGACATCTATGACGCCTGGGAGGGCAAAAAGGGCTATTCGATCGGCATGGTCAACATTCTCGACAAGCAGGTGGACCTGTGGCGCTATTCCGGCCCGAACCGCTGGAACGATCCCGACATGCTCGAAGTCGGCAATGGCGGCATGACGACGACCGAATACGAGTCGCATTTCTCGCTGTGGGCTATGCTGGCCGCGCCGCTGATCGCCGGGAACGACCTGTCCAATATGGACGCCGATACGCTGCGCATCCTAACCAACACCGACGTTATCGCCGTCGATCAGGACCCGCTGGGGCAGCAGGCCAAACGCATCTGGAAAGAGGGCGATCTCGAAGTCTGGGCGCGTCCGCTGAAAGGCGGCGATCAAGCGGTGGTGCTGTTTAACCGCAGTGCCGCCCCGGCGGAGATGAGCGTCACATGGGAACAGCTCAACCTGCCGGCCGGACTGAAGGTTCAGGTCAAAGACCTGTGGTCCAAAAAGGTGACGAAAAACGTCAAGGCGCGCTTTGGTGGCACCGTGGCTTCGCACGGCGTGATCATGGCCCGCTTGACTCCAACTATTTGA
- a CDS encoding glutamine synthetase family protein translates to MKSKSKRPQSGFSKRGAADVSEAAGWLAEQNIEEIECMVPDLAGVARGKIMPVRKFLTTAAMNLPLSIFYQTITGDFPDLEGIVGTVQSDTDIFLRPDFRTLAAVPWATDPTAQIIHDAFHPDGRPVEESPRQVLRRVISLYHEKGWKPVIAPELEFYLVEKNIDPDYALKPPVGRSGRPETGRQGYSISAVNEFDGLFEDMYEYSEAQGLEIDTLIHESGVAQMEINLRHGDPLELADQVFMFKRTIKETALEHDIYATFMAKPMAMEPGSAMHIHQSIVDSSGRNLFSDPKTGEPTDLFFSFIAGQQTYMPAAVSLLAPYVNSYRRLSKGSGAPVNTHWGFDNRTAGLRVPPSDADNRRLENRLPSSDANPYLAIAAVLACGYLGMVEGLKPSAPVDTDVSNDPSAELPYSLIQSVIKLERSEALNTILGPAFVTAYARVKHHEYETFMRTISPWEREFLLLNV, encoded by the coding sequence ATGAAATCGAAGTCCAAACGTCCGCAATCCGGCTTTTCAAAGCGCGGGGCTGCCGACGTCTCCGAAGCCGCCGGCTGGTTGGCTGAGCAGAATATCGAAGAGATCGAGTGCATGGTGCCAGACCTGGCCGGGGTGGCGCGCGGCAAAATCATGCCGGTGCGCAAATTCCTGACCACGGCGGCGATGAACCTGCCGCTGTCGATCTTCTATCAGACCATTACCGGCGACTTCCCTGATCTTGAGGGCATTGTCGGCACGGTGCAGTCCGATACCGACATCTTCCTACGCCCGGATTTCCGCACGCTGGCTGCTGTACCGTGGGCGACAGATCCAACGGCGCAGATCATCCACGACGCCTTCCATCCCGATGGCCGCCCGGTCGAGGAAAGCCCGCGTCAGGTGCTGCGACGCGTCATCAGCCTCTATCACGAAAAGGGCTGGAAGCCGGTCATCGCACCGGAACTGGAATTCTACCTCGTCGAAAAGAATATTGACCCTGACTATGCGCTTAAACCGCCGGTGGGCCGCTCAGGCCGCCCAGAAACCGGGCGTCAAGGCTATTCCATCTCCGCCGTCAATGAATTCGACGGTCTGTTCGAAGACATGTACGAATATTCGGAGGCGCAAGGGCTGGAGATTGACACCCTGATCCACGAATCGGGAGTGGCGCAAATGGAGATCAACCTGCGCCACGGCGATCCGCTGGAACTGGCCGATCAGGTTTTTATGTTCAAGCGCACTATCAAGGAAACGGCGCTGGAGCACGACATCTACGCCACGTTCATGGCCAAGCCGATGGCGATGGAGCCGGGCTCGGCCATGCACATCCACCAGTCGATCGTAGACAGCAGCGGGCGCAACCTGTTTTCCGATCCCAAGACCGGTGAGCCGACCGACCTTTTCTTCAGCTTCATCGCCGGTCAGCAAACCTATATGCCCGCCGCCGTGTCTCTTCTGGCGCCCTATGTCAATTCTTACCGCCGCCTGTCCAAGGGGTCGGGCGCCCCGGTCAATACGCACTGGGGCTTCGATAACCGCACGGCCGGCCTGCGCGTGCCGCCTTCGGATGCTGACAACCGTCGCCTGGAAAACCGCCTGCCTTCGTCCGATGCCAACCCCTATCTGGCCATAGCGGCGGTGCTGGCCTGCGGCTATCTGGGCATGGTCGAAGGGCTGAAACCCTCCGCCCCGGTCGATACGGACGTCTCGAACGACCCGTCGGCGGAACTGCCCTATTCTCTGATCCAGTCCGTGATCAAGCTGGAACGCTCAGAGGCGCTGAACACGATCCTTGGGCCGGCCTTTGTGACCGCCTATGCCCGGGTCAAGCACCACGAATACGAGACCTTCATGCGTACGATCAGCCCGTGGGAGCGCGAGTTCCTACTGCTAAATGTGTGA
- a CDS encoding mechanosensitive ion channel family protein yields the protein MRFDIRDVFTGLPVWVGVVSVAVMTFIAALAIAFVIMGVARWRAKQHLTALYRFDVNRLKKPLYTVWPLLAAAIAVRVVWPDAVHVDAFMTLTKFLTILLIYWLALCGIDIVTASVSRRYDITVKDNLKARRVLTQITLVRRLATFLLVLLTLAAVFLLFDELRGLGVSLLASAGVAGIVIGFAAQKTLGNLLAGIQIALTQPIRLEDAVVVEGEWGWIEEITLTYVVVRLWDLRRLVLPISYFIEKPFQNWTRTSASLIGTVELYTDYSVPVEALRAHLADLLARTDLWDGQVQVVQLTEAHAQVVKIRILVSAADSPTAFDLRCYVRENMIAFLSTHYPEALPKTRARIEEGGAMPDKAVKPDIRHPADSAAPVTHAF from the coding sequence ATGCGCTTTGATATCCGGGACGTGTTCACCGGCCTGCCCGTATGGGTGGGGGTGGTCAGCGTGGCCGTCATGACCTTTATCGCGGCCCTGGCCATCGCCTTCGTGATCATGGGGGTGGCGCGCTGGCGGGCCAAACAGCACCTGACGGCACTCTATCGCTTTGACGTCAACCGGCTGAAAAAGCCACTCTACACGGTGTGGCCTCTGCTGGCGGCGGCGATTGCTGTGCGTGTGGTCTGGCCCGACGCCGTGCACGTCGACGCCTTTATGACCCTGACCAAGTTTCTGACCATCCTGCTCATCTACTGGCTGGCCCTGTGCGGCATCGACATCGTGACGGCCAGCGTGTCGCGGCGCTACGACATCACGGTCAAGGATAATCTCAAGGCGCGGCGCGTCCTGACGCAAATCACTTTGGTGCGACGGCTGGCGACCTTTCTGCTGGTCCTGCTCACTCTGGCGGCCGTCTTCCTACTGTTCGATGAATTGCGCGGCCTAGGCGTCAGCCTTCTGGCCTCGGCCGGGGTGGCGGGCATCGTCATCGGCTTTGCGGCTCAGAAGACATTGGGAAATCTGCTGGCCGGTATCCAGATCGCCCTGACCCAGCCCATCCGGCTGGAAGACGCCGTGGTGGTCGAAGGCGAGTGGGGCTGGATCGAGGAAATCACGTTGACCTATGTGGTGGTGCGTCTGTGGGACCTGCGTCGGCTGGTCCTGCCCATCAGCTACTTCATCGAAAAGCCGTTCCAGAACTGGACGCGCACCTCGGCCAGCCTGATCGGCACGGTGGAGCTTTATACCGACTACAGCGTGCCGGTGGAGGCCTTGCGCGCGCACCTTGCGGACCTGCTCGCACGTACTGACCTGTGGGACGGTCAGGTGCAGGTGGTGCAACTGACCGAGGCCCATGCGCAGGTGGTGAAGATCCGCATTCTCGTCAGCGCCGCCGACTCACCCACCGCCTTCGACCTGCGCTGCTACGTGCGCGAAAACATGATCGCATTCCTAAGCACCCACTACCCCGAAGCCTTACCCAAAACGCGGGCGCGGATCGAAGAGGGTGGCGCGATGCCGGATAAGGCCGTAAAGCCCGATATCCGCCATCCCGCCGACTCCGCCGCGCCTGTGACCCATGCTTTTTGA